The following coding sequences lie in one Arachis ipaensis cultivar K30076 chromosome B03, Araip1.1, whole genome shotgun sequence genomic window:
- the LOC107634552 gene encoding arabinogalactan peptide 22, protein MASPRLSFGFGVVAMLATLIFALSFPASVHAQTPSPAPSPTSDGSSVDQGIAYVLMLLALALTYLIHSADLSTTL, encoded by the exons ATGGCGTCTCCCAGACTCTCATTCGGATTCGGAGTCGTGGCCATGCTTGCCACTCTCATTTTCGCCCTTTCCTTCCCAGCTTCCGTTCACGCCCAGACGCCATCCCCTGCTCCTTCCCCTACCAGCGACG GTTCGTCAGTAGATCAAGGGATAGCGTATGTGCTGATGTTGTTGGCTCTGGCTCTGACGTACCTCATCCACTCCGCTGATCTTTCCACCACCTTATGA